The Pyrus communis chromosome 2, drPyrComm1.1, whole genome shotgun sequence genome includes a window with the following:
- the LOC137726032 gene encoding protein PAT1 homolog, producing MEGSESRRSIQEAASSIPQDLNQLQLNSSGEVFDASQYAFFGKDSVEEVELGGLDEEEAPVGFDDEEFLYNRQEVDISLSDIDDLSLTFEKLNKDVSGTRSAGVIGDRESRESSSAADWAQEHFPNWIDEEILEAESTQDGKRWSSHPYSSARPAESMPLYRTSSYPEPQQQQLQQQHHQHFTSEPILVPKSAFTSYPPPGGRPQQASPNRQASHLNPYLSGGPQGGLSSPNQSPYSSSQLQLNGLPHVSHFGGNLPQLKPGLSNSRPQKQWANQSGVYGDHPGLMNNLLQQQLAHQNGLVPPQLMHQQQSQPQDPRLHHPVQPSFNNLSVMQSQLFNPHLSASPPLVSKFEAMLGMGDLGDQRPKSAQKVRLNMRFSQHGFDTGSHRREGGWPQFRSKYMTADEIENILRMQLAATHSNDPYVDDYYHQFCLSRKSAGAKLKHHFCPTQLRDLPPRARANTEPHAFLQVDALGRVPFSSIRRPRPLLEVEPPNSSSPGNTEQKVFEKPLEQEPMLAARVAIEDGLCLLLDVDDIDRFLQFNQLQDGGTQVRHRRQALLEGLAGSLQLVDPLGNNGPTVGLHKDDLVFLRLVSLPKGRKLLAKYLQLLFPGGELMRIVCMAIFRHLRFLFGSYPSDPVAAETTNILARVVSSCARGMDLGALSACLAAVVCSSEQPPLRPLGSPAGDGASLILNSVLERATELLTDPHAVSNCNMTNRQLWQASFDEFFGLLTKYCVNKYDTVMQSLLMQAPPNVAIIGSDAARAIGREMPVELLRASLPHTDEHQRQLLLDFTQRSMPIGSSSSGDGGNGSHMNSESVLS from the exons ATGGAGGGGTCTGAAAGTAGGCGTAGTATTCAAGAGGCTGCCTCTTCTATCCCTCAAGATCTCAACCAATTGCAGCTTAATTCCTCAG GAGAGGTATTCGACGCATCGCAGTACGCATTTTTTGGTAAAGATTCTGTTGAGGAAGTTGAATTGGGAGGTTTAGATGAAGAGGAGGCTCCAGTTGGGTTTGATGATGAGGAGTTTCTATATAATAGACAAGAG GTTGACATATCTCTATCTGACATTGATGACTTATCATTAACCTTTGAAAAG TTAAACAAGGATGTTAGTGGAACTAGGAGTGCTGGAGTAATTGGTGATAGAGAATCCAGAGAAA GTTCATCTGCTGCTGACTGGGCGCAGGAGCATTTTCCTAACTGGATTGATGAAGAGATACTTGAAGCTGAAAGCACTCAGGATGGGAAACGATGGTCTTCACACCCGTATTCTTCAGCTCGTCCAGCAGAGTCGATGCCTTTGTATAGAACTTCTTCATATCCTGAACCCCAGCAACAGCAGCTGCAGCAGCAGCACCATCAACATTTTACCAGTGAACCAATTCTGGTGCCGAAATCAGCTTTCACTTCTTATCCGCCTCCAGGTGGCAGACCTCAGCAGGCTTCGCCAAACCGCCAAGCAAGCCACCTGAACCCATATCTTTCTGGTGGGCCCCAGGGGGGATTATCTTCTCCAAACCAATCTCCTTACTCTAGCTCTCAACTTCAACTGAATGGATTACCTCATGTATCGCATTTTGGTGGAAATTTGCCTCAGCTTAAACCTGGTCTCTCTAATAGCCGACCCCAAAAGCAATGGGCCAATCAAAGTGGTGTTTATGGAGATCATCCGGGTCTTATGAACAATTTGTTGCAACAACAGCTAGCTCATCAGAATGGTTTAGTGCCTCCACAATTGATGCATCAGCAACAGTCACAACCACAGGATCCTAGACTGCATCATCCAGTTCAGCCATCATTTAATAATTTGTCGGTAATGCAGTCTCAACTGTTTAACCCCCATCTTTCTGCATCCCCGCCCTTGGTGAGCAAGTTTGAAGCAATGCTCGGTATGGGTGATCTTGGAGATCAAAGGCCAAAATCAGCTCAGAAAGTTAGACTGAATATGCGTTTTTCTCAACATGGATTTGATACAGGTAGCCACAGGAGGGAAGGTGGGTGGCCACAATTTAGGTCCAAGTATATGACAGCTgatgaaattgaaaatatacTCCGAATGCAGCTAGCTGCAACACACAGCAATGACCCATATGTCGATGATTACTACCACCAGTTTTGCCTTTCAAGAAAATCTGCTGGGGCCAAGTTGAAACACCATTTCTGCCCAACTCAATTAAGGGATCTTCCTCCTCGAGCACGAGCTAATACTGAACCACATGCTTTTCTCCAGGTTGATGCTCTTGGGAGAGTCCCCTTCTCCTCAATACGCAGGCCTCGCCCTCTTCTTGAAGTTGAGCCTCCAAATTCATCTAGCCCTGGCAACACTGAACAAAAGGTTTTTGAGAAGCCGCTAGAACAGGAGCCAATGCTTGCTGCTAGGGTTGCAATTGAGGATGGGCTTTGTCTTCTCCTGGATGTGGATGATATTGATCGTTTTCTACAATTCAATCAACTCCAAGATGGTGGAACCCAAGTGAGGCATCGGCGGCAGGCCTTGCTTGAAGGACTTGCAGGATCTCTTCAATTAGTTGACCCACTTGGCAACAATGGCCCCACAGTTGGGCTTCATAAGGATGATCTTGTATTTCTAAGGTTAGTCTCACTTCCCAAGGGCCGGAAGCTCCTGGCAAAGTACCTGCAGCTTTTATTTCCCGGTGGTGAGCTCATGCGAATAGTCTGTATGGCCATCTTTCGTCATTTAAGGTTCTTGTTTGGTAGTTACCCTTCTGATCCAGTGGCTGCAGAAACTACGAATATTCTTGCAAGGGTTGTTTCATCATGTGCTCGAGGTATGGACCTTGGTGCACTTAGTGCCTGTCTTGCAGCAGTGGTTTGTTCCTCAGAGCAACCCCCGCTTCGCCCCCTTGGAAGCCCTGCAGGAGATGGGGCCTCTCTTATCCTCAATTCAGTTCTTGAGAGGGCAACTGAACTCTTAACTGATCCTCATGCTGTAAGCAACTGCAATATGACCAATCGGCAACTTTGGCAGGCCTCCTTTGATGAGTTCTTTGGCCTTCTGACCAAGTactgtgtaaataaatatgataCTGTAATGCAGTCACTGCTAATGCAGGCCCCTCCGAATGTGGCTATTATTGGCTCAGATGCAGCCAGAGCAATTGGTCGTGAAATGCCAGTTGAACTGTTGCGTGCGAGCCTTCCTCACACTGATGAGCATCAGAGGCAGCTGTTGTTGGACTTCACGCAGCGGTCTATGCCCATAGGATCATCTAGCAGTGGTGATGGGGGAAATGGTTCTCACATGAATTCAGAGTCTGTGCTGAGTTGA
- the LOC137726539 gene encoding glycosyltransferase 6-like yields MGSSEFSLFQPSPKRSVLHKAPSLIADGFLFVGGASLALSVVWALLTFINPTTTSFDNIITWNAGPCGPDLRSDPPEPTFYDDENLSYAFGEPVKDWDSKRREWLKLHPSFAAGAAVDNRVLLVTGSQPTVCKNPVGDHLQLRLFKNKVDYCRIHGLDIFYNNVLLDPKGTGFWAKYPLLRAAMLAHPESEWIWWVDSDAVLTDMEFKLPLEKYKDHNLVVHGWWNMLYEQKSWTSLNAGVLLIRNCQWSLNLLDKWASMGPQGPDPKNWGKIQKSLIKDKAYPGSDDQSALIYLLIKEKSKWADKIYLESEYNLHGYWLGIVDGLDGISKGYMEIDREVDLLRRRHAEKVSLFYGQMREKYMREKEIWRENKRRPFVTHFTGCEPCSGEHNGMYTWEACWNGMQKALNFADNQVLRRFGFVHPDLLNSSWVSPLPFDFPDA; encoded by the coding sequence ATGGGTTCCTCAGAATTCTCTCTCTTCCAACCATCACCAAAACGCTCCGTTCTCCACAAAGCCCCTTCCCTAATAGCAGATGGCTTTCTCTTCGTCGGAGGTGCATCGTTGGCTCTCTCTGTTGTCTGGGCTCTCCTCACCTTCATAAACCCCACCACCACAAGCTTCGACAACATCATCACATGGAACGCGGGGCCCTGCGGACCCGACTTGCGCTCCGACCCGCCGGAGCCCACGTTCTACGACGACGAAAATCTCAGCTACGCGTTTGGGGAGCCAGTGAAGGATTGGGACTCCAAGCGCAGAGAGTGGCTGAAGCTCCACCCTTCATTCGCTGCCGGAGCCGCCGTGGACAACAGAGTTCTTCTTGTGACTGGGTCACAGCCCACAGTGTGCAAAAACCCAGTTGGGGACCACTTGCAGCTGAGGCTCTTCAAGAACAAAGTTGATTACTGTAGGATTCATGGGCTCGACATATTTTACAACAATGTTTTGCTGGATCCCAAGGGTACTGGGTTCTGGGCCAAATATCCGCTTCTGAGAGCGGCTATGTTGGCCCATCCCGAGTCTGAGTGGATCTGGTGGGTCGACTCAGACGCGGTTCTCACCGACATGGAGTTCAAGCTTCCGTTGGAGAAGTACAAAGACCACAACTTGGTCGTGCATGGGTGGTGGAACATGCTGTATGAGCAGAAGAGCTGGACGAGCCTCAACGCTGGGGTTTTGTTGATAAGAAACTGTCAGTGGTCACTGAACTTGCTCGATAAGTGGGCCAGCATGGGCCCACAGGGTCCCGATCCCAAAAACTGGGGGAAGATCCAAAAGTCCTTGATCAAGGACAAAGCGTATCCAGGCTCTGACGATCAGTCGGCTCTGATTTATCTCTTGATAAAGGAGAAGTCGAAATGGGCGGATAAGATTTACTTAGAGAGCGAGTACAACTTGCATGGGTACTGGCTGGGGATAGTGGACGGGCTTGATGGGATAAGCAAAGGGTACATGGAGATTGACAGGGAGGTGGATTTGCTGAGGAGGAGGCATGCAGAGAAGGTCAGCTTGTTTTATGGTCAAATGAGAGAAAAGtacatgagagagaaagagatttgGAGAGAGAATAAGAGGAGGCCATTTGTGACGCATTTCACAGGGTGTGAGCCCTGCAGTGGAGAGCACAATGGAATGTACACTTGGGAGGCTTGTTGGAATGGGATGCAAAAAGCTTTGAATTTTGCAGATAATCAAGTGCTTAGAAGATTTGGGTTTGTTCATCCAGACCTACTCAATTCTTCTTGGGTTTCTCCTTTGCCATTTGATTTCCCAGATGCTTGA